From a single Couchioplanes caeruleus genomic region:
- a CDS encoding glycoside hydrolase family 13 protein: protein MTDPRPGSWWRDAVIYQVYPRSFADSDGDGVGDIDGIRARLGHLSALGVDAIWMSPWYPSPMADAGYDVADFRDIDPAFGTLAKAEALIAEAHAAGIRTIVDIVPNHVSSEHVWFKKALADPRAPERELFWFHPGRGENGDEMPTDWVGEFGGTTWTRTTNPDGTPGDWYLHLFTPEQPDLNWDHPRVRAEFEDILRFWFDRGVDGIRIDSAALLFKDRALPPVVEGERHPFHDLDEVHEVYRAWRRVSEGYPDRALIGEVWMPEVERFANYLRPDELHAAFNFDFLGCAWDAALMRACIDRTLDAHRAVGAPATWVLSNHDVTRHVTRYGRTTTTFSFENNLDGTPVDLELGTRRARAAALLSLSLPGATYVYQGEELGLWENENIPVERMQDPMYARRGHSRDGCRVPLPWSGDEPPFGFSTTQPWLPQPPEWKDRTVQAQTGDPSSMLELYRSAIAARKAEPGLHGPDFAWLDAGAGVLAYRRGPQFACVLNLSPEAVELPAHQSVLLPSSQLEGTLLPPDSAVWLRLAT from the coding sequence GTGACCGATCCCCGGCCCGGCTCCTGGTGGCGCGACGCGGTCATCTACCAGGTGTACCCGCGCAGCTTCGCCGACTCGGACGGCGACGGCGTCGGCGACATCGACGGGATCCGCGCGCGCCTCGGCCACCTGTCCGCCCTCGGCGTCGACGCGATCTGGATGAGCCCCTGGTACCCGTCCCCCATGGCCGACGCCGGGTACGACGTCGCCGACTTCCGCGACATCGATCCCGCCTTCGGCACCCTGGCCAAGGCCGAGGCGCTGATCGCCGAGGCGCACGCGGCCGGCATCCGCACGATCGTCGACATCGTGCCCAACCACGTCTCCAGCGAGCACGTGTGGTTCAAGAAGGCGCTCGCCGACCCGCGGGCGCCCGAGCGGGAACTGTTCTGGTTCCACCCGGGGCGCGGCGAGAACGGCGACGAGATGCCCACCGACTGGGTCGGCGAGTTCGGCGGCACGACGTGGACCCGCACGACGAACCCGGACGGCACCCCGGGTGACTGGTACCTGCACCTGTTCACCCCGGAGCAGCCCGACCTGAACTGGGACCATCCCCGCGTCCGCGCCGAGTTCGAGGACATCCTGCGGTTCTGGTTCGACCGCGGCGTCGACGGCATCCGGATCGACTCCGCCGCGCTGCTGTTCAAGGACCGGGCACTGCCGCCGGTGGTCGAGGGCGAGCGGCATCCGTTCCACGACCTCGACGAGGTGCACGAGGTCTACCGCGCGTGGCGCCGGGTGTCGGAGGGATACCCCGACCGGGCGCTCATCGGCGAGGTGTGGATGCCGGAGGTCGAGCGCTTCGCCAACTATCTGCGCCCCGACGAGCTGCACGCCGCGTTCAACTTCGACTTCCTCGGCTGTGCCTGGGACGCTGCGCTGATGCGCGCGTGCATCGACCGTACGCTCGACGCCCACCGCGCGGTCGGCGCGCCCGCCACCTGGGTGCTGTCCAACCACGACGTCACCCGGCACGTCACCCGGTACGGCCGCACCACCACGACGTTCAGCTTCGAGAACAACCTCGACGGCACGCCGGTCGACCTGGAGCTGGGCACCCGCCGCGCCCGCGCCGCCGCGCTGCTCTCGCTGTCGCTGCCCGGGGCCACGTACGTCTACCAGGGCGAGGAGCTCGGGCTCTGGGAGAACGAGAACATCCCCGTCGAACGCATGCAGGACCCGATGTACGCCCGCCGCGGGCACAGCCGCGACGGCTGCCGCGTCCCGCTGCCGTGGAGCGGCGACGAACCGCCGTTCGGCTTCTCCACCACGCAACCGTGGCTCCCCCAGCCGCCCGAGTGGAAGGACCGTACGGTCCAGGCCCAGACCGGCGACCCCAGCTCGATGCTTGAGCTGTACCGCTCGGCGATCGCCGCCCGCAAGGCGGAGCCCGGGCTGCACGGCCCGGACTTCGCGTGGCTGGACGCCGGGGCCGGCGTGCTCGCGTACCGCAGAGGGCCGCAGTTCGCGTGCGTCCTCAACCTGTCCCCGGAAGCCGTCGAGCTTCCGGCGCACCAATCCGTCCTGCTCCCCAGCAGCCAGCTCGAAGGCACCCTCCTTCCCCCGGACTCCGCAGTCTGGCTGCGCCTGGCCACCTGA
- a CDS encoding carbohydrate ABC transporter permease, whose product MTLTAPTQTPAGPVPPAPAPPRRKRPVGTTGTASRTLISAVDLQRHRTLYFLALGATLLVFTLVFLFPLYWMVTSAVKSPAEYAQSTPTFIPESWHPETYATAWTNMRIAKYFTNTVFYAVGGWLISLIVDVGVAYALSKLKPVFGRVVLGAMLASLMLPAAALLVPAYKTVVDVPLFHVNLLNTPWALWLPAAANAFNVYVLKRFFDQIPNDLLDAAAIDGAGRLRQLWSIVLPLSRPVLGVTSIFIIVAMWKDFLWPLLVLQDPESQTLSVALARLANTSQVPPTELMAGLAIASVPMIVVFLIFQRSIIGGLSAGSLKG is encoded by the coding sequence ATGACCCTCACCGCCCCGACGCAGACCCCGGCCGGCCCGGTGCCGCCGGCGCCCGCGCCGCCCCGCCGGAAGCGGCCGGTCGGCACCACCGGTACGGCGAGCCGGACGCTCATCTCCGCCGTCGACCTGCAACGGCACCGCACGCTCTACTTCCTCGCGCTGGGCGCCACCCTGCTGGTGTTCACGCTGGTGTTCCTCTTCCCGCTGTACTGGATGGTCACCAGCGCGGTGAAGTCGCCCGCCGAGTACGCCCAGAGCACCCCCACCTTCATCCCCGAGTCCTGGCACCCGGAGACGTACGCGACGGCGTGGACGAACATGCGGATCGCCAAGTACTTCACCAACACGGTGTTCTACGCGGTCGGCGGCTGGCTCATCTCGCTGATCGTCGACGTCGGCGTGGCGTACGCGCTCAGCAAGCTCAAGCCGGTGTTCGGCCGGGTGGTGCTCGGCGCGATGCTGGCCAGCCTGATGCTGCCGGCCGCCGCGCTGCTGGTCCCGGCGTACAAGACGGTCGTGGACGTGCCGCTGTTCCACGTCAACCTGCTCAACACGCCGTGGGCGCTGTGGCTGCCGGCCGCCGCCAACGCGTTCAACGTCTACGTGCTCAAGCGCTTCTTCGACCAGATCCCGAACGACCTGCTGGACGCGGCGGCCATCGACGGCGCGGGCCGGCTGCGCCAGCTGTGGTCGATCGTCCTGCCGCTGTCGCGACCGGTGCTGGGGGTCACCTCGATCTTCATCATCGTCGCGATGTGGAAGGACTTCCTCTGGCCGCTGCTGGTGCTGCAGGACCCGGAGTCGCAGACGCTGAGCGTCGCGCTGGCCCGGCTCGCCAACACCAGTCAGGTGCCGCCGACCGAGCTCATGGCGGGGCTGGCCATCGCGAGCGTACCCATGATCGTCGTCTTCCTGATCTTCCAGCGCAGCATCATCGGCGGACTCTCCGCGGGCTCGTTGAAGGGCTGA
- a CDS encoding carbohydrate ABC transporter permease encodes MARARAARAGHLRRKASDNLLAYAFMAAGLACFAFFSWYPLVKGVILSFQQDNFVVPPYWVGLDNYRALFDDPLFWTAWKNTLFFTGLALVFGFALPFFIAVLLNEFRHFSGYFRVLVYLPVMLPPIVAVLLWRYFYDPGAGLFNTLLRGVGLPESQWTQSSNTAMISLVLVSTWANLGGATLMYLAALQGIPGELYEAAELDGASIWQRLRHVTFPQMRFIMLVLLLLQIIATMQVFIEPYALTGTSNPDTITVMVLVYRYAFTVNNDFGLAAAMSVLLFVVLGAFSALYLRLTRSSGD; translated from the coding sequence GTGGCCCGCGCACGCGCTGCGCGCGCGGGCCACCTGCGCCGCAAAGCCTCCGACAACCTGCTGGCGTACGCCTTCATGGCCGCGGGCCTGGCGTGCTTCGCCTTCTTCTCGTGGTACCCGCTCGTCAAGGGCGTGATCCTCAGCTTCCAGCAGGACAACTTCGTGGTCCCGCCGTACTGGGTGGGGCTCGACAACTACCGCGCGCTCTTCGACGACCCGCTGTTCTGGACGGCCTGGAAGAACACGCTCTTCTTCACCGGGCTCGCCCTGGTCTTCGGGTTCGCCCTGCCGTTCTTCATCGCGGTGCTGCTCAACGAGTTCCGCCACTTCAGCGGCTACTTCCGGGTGCTGGTCTACCTGCCCGTCATGCTGCCGCCGATCGTCGCGGTGCTGCTGTGGCGCTACTTCTACGACCCCGGCGCCGGCCTGTTCAACACGCTGCTGCGTGGCGTCGGCCTGCCCGAGTCGCAGTGGACCCAATCGTCGAACACCGCCATGATCTCGCTGGTCCTCGTGTCGACCTGGGCGAACCTCGGCGGCGCGACGCTGATGTACCTGGCCGCGCTGCAGGGCATCCCCGGCGAGCTGTACGAGGCCGCCGAGCTGGACGGCGCGAGCATCTGGCAGCGGCTGCGGCACGTCACGTTCCCGCAGATGCGGTTCATCATGCTGGTCCTGCTGCTGCTGCAGATCATCGCGACCATGCAGGTGTTCATCGAGCCGTACGCCCTGACCGGCACGTCCAACCCGGACACGATCACGGTGATGGTCCTGGTCTACCGCTACGCCTTCACCGTCAACAACGACTTCGGCCTCGCCGCCGCGATGAGCGTGCTGCTGTTCGTCGTGCTCGGCGCGTTCTCCGCGCTGTACCTGCGGCTGACCCGCAGCAGCGGGGACTAG
- a CDS encoding ABC transporter substrate-binding protein: protein MFTSRLRSALGLLLVAGVAMSAAACGSDDDGGAAKDGKVTLVINGLPPATEKATHDRFLANVAEFEKANPNIKIDAREGKMDPQTFPAKLAGGQLEDVFYVYFTDPANLIAKRQVSDISKYVKDYPVVSQIKPEVLRVFQDDNNKTYGLPYKNYSMGLLYNRDLFTKAGLDPDNPPKTWADVRTAAKKIAGLGNGTVGYGDYSKSNTGGWHFTTELYSLGGEVAVNQGGTWKAAFNSPQGKQVLQQLKDMRWTDNSMGQKQLLEWADLLQQMGSGKLGMYLATADNIPTIVNQYKGKYETYGLGPIPDGKGTLGGGEGYMFKAGLSPEKIQAGLKWLTFWFTSADRYEAENKWSSETKQPVGLPEPAIFTGAAAQTQATADKKYANVPQQNYAPFVASMGSIPVKLEPPNAQQIYATLDVAMQKVLTDRNANVDQLLADAETQVNQILATVK from the coding sequence ATGTTCACCAGCAGGTTGCGCAGTGCCCTCGGGCTGCTGCTCGTCGCCGGGGTCGCCATGTCGGCCGCGGCGTGCGGCAGCGACGACGACGGAGGCGCGGCGAAGGACGGCAAGGTCACGCTCGTGATCAACGGCCTTCCGCCGGCCACCGAGAAGGCCACCCACGACCGTTTCCTCGCCAACGTCGCCGAGTTCGAGAAGGCCAACCCGAACATCAAGATCGACGCCCGCGAGGGCAAGATGGACCCGCAGACCTTCCCCGCGAAGCTCGCCGGTGGTCAGCTCGAGGACGTCTTCTACGTCTACTTCACCGACCCGGCCAACCTGATCGCCAAGCGGCAGGTCTCCGACATCAGCAAGTACGTCAAGGACTATCCGGTCGTCTCGCAGATCAAGCCCGAGGTGCTGCGGGTCTTCCAGGACGACAACAACAAGACGTACGGGCTGCCGTACAAGAACTACTCGATGGGGCTGCTCTACAACCGCGACCTGTTCACCAAGGCCGGGCTGGACCCGGACAACCCGCCCAAGACGTGGGCCGATGTCCGGACCGCGGCCAAGAAGATCGCCGGCCTCGGCAACGGCACCGTCGGGTACGGCGACTACAGCAAGAGCAACACCGGCGGCTGGCACTTCACCACGGAGCTGTACTCGCTCGGCGGCGAGGTCGCGGTGAACCAGGGCGGCACCTGGAAGGCGGCGTTCAACAGCCCCCAGGGCAAGCAGGTCCTGCAGCAGCTCAAGGACATGCGCTGGACCGACAACTCGATGGGCCAGAAGCAGCTGCTCGAGTGGGCGGACCTGCTGCAGCAGATGGGCTCCGGCAAGCTCGGCATGTACCTGGCCACCGCCGACAACATCCCCACGATCGTCAACCAGTACAAGGGCAAGTACGAGACGTACGGCCTGGGCCCGATCCCGGACGGCAAGGGCACGCTGGGCGGCGGTGAGGGTTACATGTTCAAGGCGGGCCTGAGCCCCGAGAAGATCCAGGCCGGCCTCAAGTGGCTGACGTTCTGGTTCACCTCGGCGGACCGCTACGAGGCCGAGAACAAGTGGTCGAGCGAGACCAAGCAGCCCGTGGGCCTGCCCGAGCCGGCCATCTTCACCGGCGCCGCGGCGCAGACCCAGGCCACGGCCGACAAGAAGTACGCCAACGTCCCGCAGCAGAACTACGCCCCGTTCGTGGCGAGCATGGGCTCGATCCCGGTCAAGCTCGAGCCGCCGAACGCGCAGCAGATCTACGCGACGCTCGACGTGGCGATGCAGAAGGTCCTCACCGACCGGAACGCGAACGTCGACCAGTTGCTGGCCGACGCCGAGACCCAGGTCAACCAGATCCTGGCCACCGTCAAGTGA
- a CDS encoding LacI family DNA-binding transcriptional regulator — MTKRLAEVAKKAGVSEATVSRVLNGRSGVSEATRASVLTALDVLGYERPTKLRGERGRLVGLVLPELQNPIFPALAEVVTASLAQRGFTPALCARTIGGVPERDYIEMLLDHQVSGVVFAGGSYALADAEHGHYKQLLDRRMPVVMVNGGVDDLGFPHISTDDAVAVEQAYGHLRSLGHERIGMVLGPEDHVPSRRKLAAIAEAGGWTDPVEQWPVERTTFSMESARLAATRLIQRGITALICASDVLALGSIRAARRLGLDVPADVSVVGFDDSALMTCTDPPLTTVRQPIELMGQAAVDVLVKQIEGAAASTDELLFEPELVVRGSTAPAPSRS; from the coding sequence GTGACCAAACGTCTGGCCGAGGTGGCCAAGAAGGCGGGTGTCAGCGAGGCGACCGTCAGCCGGGTGCTCAACGGGCGCAGCGGGGTCTCCGAGGCGACCCGCGCGTCCGTGCTCACCGCGCTCGACGTGCTCGGCTACGAGCGCCCGACGAAGCTGCGCGGGGAGCGGGGGCGGCTCGTCGGCCTGGTCCTGCCCGAGCTGCAGAACCCGATCTTCCCGGCGCTCGCCGAGGTGGTGACCGCCTCGCTCGCCCAGCGCGGGTTCACCCCGGCGCTGTGCGCCCGCACGATCGGCGGTGTGCCGGAGCGCGACTACATCGAGATGCTGCTCGACCACCAGGTGTCGGGAGTCGTCTTCGCCGGCGGGTCGTACGCGCTGGCCGACGCCGAGCACGGCCACTACAAGCAGCTGCTCGACCGGCGGATGCCCGTGGTGATGGTCAACGGCGGCGTCGACGACCTCGGCTTCCCGCACATCTCCACCGACGACGCGGTCGCGGTGGAGCAGGCGTACGGCCATCTGCGCTCGCTCGGCCACGAGCGGATCGGCATGGTGCTGGGGCCCGAGGACCACGTGCCGTCGCGCCGCAAGCTCGCCGCGATCGCCGAGGCCGGGGGCTGGACGGACCCGGTGGAGCAGTGGCCGGTGGAGCGGACGACGTTCTCGATGGAGAGCGCCCGCCTGGCGGCCACCCGGTTGATCCAGCGCGGGATCACCGCGCTGATCTGCGCGAGCGACGTGCTGGCCCTGGGCTCGATCCGGGCCGCCCGGCGGCTGGGGCTCGACGTGCCCGCCGACGTGTCCGTCGTCGGCTTCGACGACAGCGCGCTGATGACGTGCACGGACCCGCCGCTGACCACCGTGCGCCAGCCGATCGAGCTGATGGGCCAGGCGGCCGTCGACGTGCTCGTGAAGCAGATCGAGGGCGCCGCGGCGTCCACCGACGAGCTGCTGTTCGAGCCGGAGCTCGTGGTGCGCGGCTCCACCGCTCCGGCGCCGTCGCGCTCGTGA